The Terriglobales bacterium genomic sequence GTACCCAGCACCGGTTTGCCGTTTGCAATGGGCACAGTCAGCGACGGTCCTAATAGCGTTGCTTGCAGATGGGAGTGGCCGTTGCCGTCATGCCACGCTTGTTCGTGGCCGTAGCTGCGACTCGGTGGGATAAGTTTGTCCAAGATCTCCGGCAGGTCGCGCTGCAATCCAGGCTCGAACTCGATTGCGCCGACGGCTGCCGTACTGCCGATGTTGAAAACGTTTACGGTGC encodes the following:
- a CDS encoding secondary thiamine-phosphate synthase enzyme YjbQ, translated to MTHQKQISIHTTGHGHMHDLTEDVVAVVTNSGIRTGTVNVFNIGSTAAVGAIEFEPGLQRDLPEILDKLIPPSRSYGHEQAWHDGNGHSHLQATLLGPSLTVPIANGKPVLGTWQQIFHLECDVRGRQRTVVITVVGD